A DNA window from Acidimicrobiia bacterium contains the following coding sequences:
- a CDS encoding NAD(P)-dependent oxidoreductase has protein sequence MQPAVEVALLGTGTMGTGMVHALLRAGHDVTVWNRSRERAEPLAGEGARVAASPAEAVGAGDVVVTMLTDGDATRDVMWDALGDVRADAVWAQMGTVGIAATDELAGLARDAGVVFVDAPVSGTKAPAERGELLVLAAGAADARARCAPVFDAVGKSTVWVSERPGDATRLKLVVNDWLLGVLLALGEALAFAEALGLDGALFLDAIRGGPLDTPYAQLKGTAMLAHEYPTSFAARHALKDAGLMHDAARDRGLTLRATGAAAELLRAAVHDGRGDEDFAVLHEEQRAR, from the coding sequence ATGCAGCCGGCCGTGGAGGTCGCGCTGCTCGGGACGGGAACGATGGGGACGGGCATGGTGCACGCGCTGCTGCGCGCCGGTCACGACGTGACCGTGTGGAACCGGTCGCGCGAGCGGGCCGAGCCGCTGGCCGGGGAGGGTGCGCGCGTCGCGGCCTCGCCGGCCGAAGCCGTCGGGGCGGGCGACGTCGTCGTGACGATGCTGACGGACGGCGACGCGACGCGCGACGTGATGTGGGATGCGCTGGGCGACGTGCGCGCCGACGCGGTGTGGGCGCAGATGGGCACGGTGGGGATCGCGGCGACGGACGAGCTGGCCGGCCTCGCGCGCGACGCCGGCGTCGTGTTCGTCGACGCACCGGTCTCGGGGACCAAGGCACCGGCGGAGCGGGGCGAGCTGCTCGTGCTCGCCGCGGGCGCCGCCGACGCCCGCGCTCGCTGCGCGCCGGTGTTCGACGCGGTCGGGAAGTCGACGGTGTGGGTGAGCGAGCGTCCCGGCGACGCGACCCGACTGAAGCTCGTCGTCAACGACTGGCTGCTCGGGGTCCTCCTCGCGCTCGGTGAGGCACTCGCGTTCGCGGAGGCGCTCGGACTCGACGGCGCGCTCTTCCTCGACGCGATCCGCGGCGGACCGCTCGACACGCCGTACGCGCAGTTGAAGGGCACGGCGATGCTCGCGCACGAGTATCCGACGAGCTTCGCGGCACGGCACGCGCTGAAGGACGCCGGCCTGATGCACGACGCGGCCCGCGACCGCGGGCTCACGCTGCGGGCGACCGGGGCGGCCGCCGAGCTCCTGCGTGCCGCGGTCCACGACGGCCGCGGGGACGAGGACTTCGCGGTGCTGCACGAGGAGCAGCGGGCGCGATAG
- a CDS encoding DUF664 domain-containing protein, translating to MTSAELLADAFGRVREVVHHVVDGLTDDQLARRVDRDANTIAWLVWHLTRIQDDHVATVAGNEQAWTARGWAQRCGLPFDTHATGYGHSRDEVGRVRLPAEMLVGYYDDVHAATLRFVAGITDADLDRVVDRAWDPPVTLGVRLVSVVSDNLQHAGQAAFVRGMIERAAR from the coding sequence GTGACCAGCGCGGAGCTCCTCGCGGACGCCTTCGGTCGCGTGCGCGAGGTCGTCCACCACGTCGTCGACGGCCTCACGGACGACCAGCTCGCGCGCCGGGTCGACCGCGACGCGAACACGATCGCGTGGCTCGTGTGGCATCTCACCCGGATCCAGGACGACCACGTCGCGACCGTGGCGGGCAACGAGCAGGCGTGGACGGCGAGGGGGTGGGCCCAGCGCTGCGGCCTCCCGTTCGACACGCACGCGACCGGCTACGGGCACTCGCGCGACGAGGTCGGCCGCGTCCGGCTTCCGGCGGAAATGCTCGTCGGCTACTACGACGACGTCCACGCAGCCACGCTGCGATTCGTGGCAGGGATCACCGACGCCGACCTCGACCGCGTCGTCGACCGCGCGTGGGACCCGCCGGTCACGCTCGGCGTGCGGCTCGTCAGCGTCGTCTCGGACAACCTCCAGCACGCCGGTCAGGCCGCGTTCGTTCGCGGCATGATCGAGCGCGCGGCGCGCTGA